The sequence ATTGGCAAAGACAACCCTGAGCTACTCGTTGCCCACGCCTACACCCGCTACCTCGGCGATCTGTCAGGCGGACAAGTATTGGGAAAAATCACTCAGAAATCTCTGGGGTTGAGCAGCAAAGAGGGGCTGTCGTTCTTCTCCTTCCCCGGCGTGAGCAGCCCCAACCGTTTCAAGCAGCTGTACAGGAGCCGGATGAACAGCGTGGAGCTGACCGAGGAGGAGAAGGCGGTCGTTCTGGAGGAGGCCGTGGCAGCGTTTGAGCTGAACATCCGGGTGAGGAGACAGGGATCAAGCAGGTTCCCAGTTAGAGTTAGAGGTCACTGACCGGTGACAGCTTAATAAACTCCTCCACGTCACTTTAGATTTGGCAGAAGCAGGAACTGAAACCCTCTGTATGCAGAGCAAGCATTTTGCAACTTGCTGAGTTTATCCAACATGCTTTTTTTCCTATTAGGTTTTTGATGACTTACAGAAAATGCTGAGCATCACAACAGAAACGGACATATCAAAAAGGAGCTTGGCAGCTACCAGGGTCCCAGTGTCACCCATCCTGCAATTCACCATAGGACTGTGTGTTGCCCTGGCAACTATAGGAGCTGGAATGTATGCACTGTAGAAATGTGGCTTTTATACTCAACATGCACGTGGAGCACTTTACATGCTAAATATGAAATCAAGATTGAATTTAAATTTGATCTATGCAGCAGAACTGTAACTTGGAGCTTGTCATGTACAATGCTTTGCAAAGAGTCTGTTTCAGTTTGTCTTCTTGTAAACACAAACTCTAATGGATTTTACACAATAGtatataattgtgaaatggaaggacaaTGATGCATGATTTTGaaattagtttaaaataaaaaatctgaaaaatgaggTGTGCTCTTGTATTTATTCAATGCTTTGGAGAACCCCGTTTGCACAGCTTTAAGTCATGTGGGGCATGTTCCAACCAGCTTCACACATCTAGAGACTTCTTTGCAACGTAGCCCATTTTCAGTCAGACAGAATGGAGTTTTATATCTAAACAAGCCCACTGTGGCTAAAGCTgggtgtttagggttgttgtcctgctggaagttgaaTTATCACGCTGTTATCAAGTCTCtaacatgttttgttctgtaatTGGCTCAATCCATCTCCTCCTTTGACCTGGACCGGCTTCAGGCTTTTAAttctgtaaaagtaaaaaaagaaacactgtgTAGAGAAATCTTGAGTCCTGTGTTTCATGATCTTTGCAATCACGTCTCCCAAcacctgttgttgtttttccccCAAAATCCAATTATTCTAAAACTGTTGGTGACTTTAGACCAGTAACTTCAACCtcagttttaatgaaaatatttgaaagtTTAATCACATGTGAGATTTTAAAGCAGACTGGGCATCTTTTAGATAGAAGAGCAGTGGATCCAACCCTCACTATGCTAAACTTGGATTCTAATGGGACACATGCCAagcttttatttgtgttttttcctcaacttttaacacaattcaaccgcATATTTTAATCAAAAGGCTCCACGCACAATTTAAGCAATAATTTGCTGGGGTGGATTCTGGATTCGCACTCCGCTGCAAAACGAGTTTGACGCAGCGGGGGTGAGAATCAGCTCCCCTAAGCGGAGCAatggttctcaactggaaaagggtggcttgccctctccatgttggaggggagttcctgtctcaGTTGGAAAGGTCTTGTGCAGAattgaggggagaatggagcgggagatta is a genomic window of Girardinichthys multiradiatus isolate DD_20200921_A chromosome X, DD_fGirMul_XY1, whole genome shotgun sequence containing:
- the LOC124862778 gene encoding heme oxygenase-like, encoding MADHSNKSLTGSPRQPFPQKLSRLESLERDLEYFFGQDWKKRVIVPAATHRYEQRLRKIGKDNPELLVAHAYTRYLGDLSGGQVLGKITQKSLGLSSKEGLSFFSFPGVSSPNRFKQLYRSRMNSVELTEEEKAVVLEEAVAAFELNIRVFDDLQKMLSITTETDISKRSLAATRVPVSPILQFTIGLCVALATIGAGMYAL